GCGTCCCCATCATGCGCAATTCCCAGATCAGCATCAAATTCCCTGACCGCCTTTTGAAGCATCCACAGGTTTTTTTCATTAGGTTCGGGGTTTCTTGCGGGGAAATATCCGTCTGGCTGGGAATTTAAAGTAATAACTTCGCATCCCATGCGGCGTAATAAATAAGGCGTAATGGTACTTCCTGCTCCGCATCCACAATCCAATACAACTCGAAGCTTTGAGGAATTTGTGTTTTTCAGGATTTGTCTGCAATGTTGTTCAACAAAACCACTTTTTTCTTCAATGGCGCCTATCTCATTCCATTTTACACGTTCATTCATGGGTTCAGGGAATTTGTTCTCGATTTCAGTTTGCTGGGCTGAATCAAACGCCATCCCGTCGGGATTCCACAACTTTATCCCTACATATTCTGAAGGGTTGTGGGAAGCAGTGACCATTATTCCGCAATCGTAGTCCCTGGATGCAAATGCAAGCGTTGGGGTAGTTACAAGACCGGCAAGTGTCACATTGCAGCCAGCAGATGATAATGCTGCAGCAAGAGCTTTTTCAATCATAAGTGCTGAAATACGGGGATCTCTGCCGATAACTACATTTGAATTGGCAGCTCCTACAATCTCACCAATTCTGAGGGCAAGATCAACTCCTACTTCCCGGTTTGCAAGACCGCGAATACCTGATGAACCAAATAATTTCATAAAAACAACCTGTTATTCCACTGTTACGCTTTTTGCAAGGTTTCTCGGCTTGTCAATAGCACAACCCCTTTCAAGGGCAACATAATATGCGAGCAACTGGAGCACAACTGCTGAAAGTATGGGTGACAGCAGCTCGTGGGTTTTAGGGATTTTTAGTACAGTGTCCACGTACTTCCTGATTTCCCTGTCATCTTCATCAGCTACGGCAATTACCTTTGCACTTCGCGCTTTTACTTCCTTTATGTTGCTCAGGATTTTCTCATAGGTGTTCCCATGGGTAGCAATTGCGACTACGGGTGTATCTTTTGTCAGTAAAGCAATTGGGCCGTGTTTTAACTCACCGGCAGCATATCCTTCTGCATGGATGTATGAAATTTCCTTGAGTTTGAGAGCTCCTTCCAGGGCAATGGGATAATTGAGATATCTCCCAATGAAGAAAAAGTCCGCTACATCGGAGTACTCCACTGCGCATTCCTTGATTTGATTGCGTTGTTCCAGGACTTTCTGGATCTGACCCGGTAATCTTTTAATTGCTTCCAGAAGTTCCCGGCTGTCTTCCGCACTTATCTGATATCTGATTCTTCCAAAATAAATGGCAAGCAGGTATAAGGTCAATAATTGTGAAGTAAATGTTTTGGTGGCCGCAACTCCGATTTCAGGGCCTGCCCTTGTGTATAATACGTTCTCGGTCTCACGGGTAATGGTGCTTCCGACGACATTTGTTATTGCAATTGAATTACATCCGTATTGGTTTGTACTTCGTATGGCTGCCAGTGTATCTGCAGTTTCTCCGGACTGGGTGATTGCTATAGTGAGAACATCATTCCGCATAACCGGATCTCCATAGCGGAATTCGGATGAAGTACTGACATCGGTATGAACTCCGGCAATTTTTTCAAAAAGGTATTTTGCAAGCAGTCCGGCATTCCATGATGTACCACAGGCAATGATTTCTATCCTTTCGATTTCTGTTATATCCTTTGGATCCAGATTAAGTTCATCGAGCTTGATTTTACCTTCCAGTTCAAAAATTTTCCCTGAGAATGTATCCTGAATTGCAGAAACCTGCTCGTGAATTTCCTTAAGCATGAAATGCTCATACCCGGCTTTTTCAGCAGCTTCAACGTCCCAGTCAATTGTGGTAATTTCTTTCTGGATATTTTGACCATCAAAATTTGTATAGTTCACTCCGGAAGAGTCGATACTGACAATTTCTCCATCTTCGACAAAAACCACATTTTTAGTGTGATCCAGAAAGGCCGTCACGTCAGATGAAACAAAAACCTCGCTGTCTCCCAGTCCCAGAACAAGAGGGCTATCTTTTCTTGCAGCTATCAGGGTGTCCGGATATTCTTTGCACAATATTGCAACTGCATATGAGCCTTCAAGTTCCTGCAAACTTTCCCTGACGGCATCATAAAAACTGCTATCTGAATTATTGCTATAGTTGAAATTAATTAAGTGGACAATGACTTCGGTATCAGTTTCTGATTTAAACTCATATCCATTTTGTTCAAGTTTTTCGCGTATTTCCAGATAGTTTTCAATAATGCCATTATGAACAACAGAAAAATCTCCGGATTCATGAGGGTGAGCATTAGTAGTGCTTGGTGCCCCGTGGGTTGCCCATCTGGTATGTGCAATTCCTATTTTTCCATCCATTTCCGATGGCAGGATTGCGGATAGTTTATCAATAGAACCTTCGGTTTTGTATGTGGTAATGTTGCCGTTAAGAACACTTACGCCTGCGGAATCATATCCGCGGTATTCAAGCTTTTTCAGGGAATTAACCAGTGTTTCCATTGCCTGGTTTTTTCCGACGTATCCAACTATTCCGCACATATTATCCCCCTAATATTAGAGAACAACTGAATTTTCAGGTAATAGCTCCCTGATAGTTGTGTCTGAGCCAATACTACATCCCTTCGAAATAATGGCCCCCGCTTTTGTGAGCACTCGTAACCCCGCTTCGCAGTCTTCACCTACAATGGCGCCGATTTTACCGGCATCAACAAGCTCATTTCCGAGTTTTATGCCTGTGTTATCTTTTGCTTCCGTTGCAAAGTATGGCCCAAGTGAAGTATTGTTTGCAATTACCGAATGAGATATGTGTGAATGGGGTCCAATTCTGACATTATCCATTATAATGCTGTTTTTTATTGTGGTGAAAGGCTCAATTGAAACATTTTTTCCAATGCTGGTGCTTGGTAAAACAACTGCATTAGGTCCTATGTCACAATTTCGTCCTAATGCTACAGGTCCTACTATGTATGAACCGGCACGAATAATTGTGTTTTCACCGACGCTGACTTCTCCTACTATCGTAGCCCCTTCCTCCACTTTCCCATGGTTCACGGGCTCTTCTTTACGGTTTAACATGCTGGAATTAGATTTTAGAAGATCCCATGGATATCTTGAATCCATCCACAAATGCTTTGTTGTGACGGTGTGTACATCTTCCCCTTTTTCTATCATGTTTTGTAGTGCGTCAGTAATTTCATATTCTCCACGCTGGGATATGGTTGTTTTTTCGATTTCCGGGAAGATATTTTCATTAAATACATACATTCCAGTATTGACCAGGTGACTTACAAGGGATTTTGGTTTTTCAATTATTTTGGTTACTTTTGATCCCTTTGTTAAAACTACACCATATTCAGAGATATCGTCTCTTTGTGATGTCAGAATGGTTGCTTCCCCTTTAAACGAATTAAGCAAATCCTTGATGGTTGAGGATTCTATTATATTATCGCCGTTGAGTACAAGGAAATTCATACCTTTTTCAATGTATGGGCGTGCTTGTTCAATTGCATGGGAAGTTCCAAGCTGCACCTCCTGTTCAATGTACTTTATAGAGGCGCCGAAGTCAACACCGTCTTCAAAATAGTCCATTATTCTTTCTTTTTCATAACCTACGATTAGAATAATGTCTTTAATATCATTTTTTACAAGTGCTTCTATTACATATTCAAGAATTGGTCTATTTACCACTGGCAGCATAACCTTTGACCTGGTAGCTGTCAACGGTCTGCATCTTTGCCCCTCTCCTGCGGCCAGCACAATAGCTTTCATGAGATATACAGGTCTTTCTAATAATTTATATGTTGCTAAATACAAATTCATTTTCCATGAAGGTAAAGCGATATTCCAATTTTGTAGGTTGCTATGAATTTGCAGTATAATATCTGGGGAAGCTACCGCTGGATAAATTGATGGACAAAATAAAAAAAGAAAGATAAATACGGCTGATAGCCGTATTACCTTGTAATAAGCATTTCTGCAGTTTCTGGTTTGTACTTCCAGTCTGCAGGCAGTACCTTGTTTGCCTGATAGTATTTTACAAGTCTGCGGATCTTAGCTTCTGTAAGGTGCAGTGCACGACCATTATGGACGTCCTTGTGATTCTTTGAAATGTGTTTCCTCATCCTGATTGCTTTGACAATGAGGTTGTAAAGGTCTTCAGGTACCCTTGGGGCAGTGTCATTTTCAGCCAAAATAGCTGTAATTTTCTTGCCGGTGGCAACTTTGACATCTGGCACGCCATAGTTGTCCCTGAGGATCATTCCAATTACACTTGTGGAATTTCCCTGCTTCCATAAGTCAAGAATGATATTTGTAATTTCATCGGCGTCGTACATGGACCAAGCTGGAGCTTCTGTGCGTCCAGGCCTTGTAGACCCTGAGTTACCCTTGCTGCGGGTGTGCATTTTTGCCATACAATTTACTCCTTAGATAATGATATTAATGCTATTTGATGGAACATGAATAGCTGTCCCAATGGCGAAGTGGAGCTAGTTATCCCAACATCGAATATATACTTTGTGCCCTTTTCCCATCTTGCTATTTTATCGTAAAATGAGCTCAAGAGCTTCGTCCAGAGTAGTTAAACCCTGCTCACCGGAAGCCATTTCCTTGAGTGTTACCTTCCCTGCTTCAACTTCCTTTTTACCTACAATCACAACATAATCCGCTTCTACGTTATTTGCATGGGATAACTGGTTGCGGAAATTCCTTTCCATAATGTCAAGATAAACTGGTACGTACTCTCTCAGTTTGGTTGCAATATCAATGGCTTCTATCCTTGTGTCATCTGTTGCTACAACCACAACACCGGGAATGGGTTTTGGTTCAAGGGTGCAAACTTCCATAATCCTGTCAAAACCTATTCCAAATCCGGTGGATGGAACGTCACCTCCGCCAAACAACTGAATGAGCTGGTAGGAACCTCCACCACAAACCTGATTCTGGGCTCCCAGGCCTTCGGCATATATCTCAAAAACCATTCCTGTGTAATAATCAAGTCCCCGTGCGATTCCAAAGTCAACTGAAAAATCTACTCCATATCCCTCAAGTAAATCAAGCAATAGTTCGAAACGATCAAGTTCAGGCAGGCTTCCGACAATTTCCCTCGCTTTTTCTATTGCATTTTCACCCGAAATACTCACCAGCTCGAAAAGTTGTTCGCGAAGCTCGGCTGTGGCATTTATTGATTCAAGGTAGTCATCGAGTCCCTTGTCATCCTTCTTATCCACAAATCTCATAATCCTGGTTTGTTCTTCCCCGTCCAGCTCTTGAAGGATATGGCGTATTACACCAAGATGCCCAACATGGATGTCTCCTTTTATACCTGCAGATTCTACCATTTTTTCTGCCAGGGCAATAACCTCTGCATCAGCATGAGGACTTTTGCTTCCGATAACTTCCACTCCGAATTGCCAGAATTCCCTGAATCTTCCTTTTTGGGGTCTCTCATATCGGAAACAGTTTTCAAAATAGAATAATTTTAGTGGCAATGGCCTTGACTGCATGCCGTTGACGTACATCCTCATGGCAGGCGCAGTCAATTCGGGGCGGAGTGATAAATCCCTGTCTCCCTTGTCTGTAAAATTATAGATTTCCCCTATTATTCCTTCACCGGATTTAAGAGTGAAAAGATCAAGATGCTCAAAAGTAGGAGTAATTATTTCATGGTAACCCCAATGAGTAACCACATTTCTCATTATACTTTCAACATGCCTTCTGTGAGCGGTTTCTTCCGGAAGGAAATCCCTTGTGCCTCTTGGTTTACTTATTTTCATTGTTGTGCACCTGAATAGGGGGCTTTTATTAGTGAATAATACAGGGTGGAACTATAAGCCAACTATATTTTATTGTTTCTATCCTGATATCTTGTTCCTCCTTCAGAACAAATTATGCATTGTTGGTTAAAAGGTATTCAAACGCAAAGTTTGACTCACTTGATCATTACCTATTTAAAAGTTAGAAGTAAATATAATTGT
The DNA window shown above is from Methanohalophilus levihalophilus and carries:
- a CDS encoding 30S ribosomal protein S15, which gives rise to MAKMHTRSKGNSGSTRPGRTEAPAWSMYDADEITNIILDLWKQGNSTSVIGMILRDNYGVPDVKVATGKKITAILAENDTAPRVPEDLYNLIVKAIRMRKHISKNHKDVHNGRALHLTEAKIRRLVKYYQANKVLPADWKYKPETAEMLITR
- the glmM gene encoding phosphoglucosamine mutase, with translation MKLFGSSGIRGLANREVGVDLALRIGEIVGAANSNVVIGRDPRISALMIEKALAAALSSAGCNVTLAGLVTTPTLAFASRDYDCGIMVTASHNPSEYVGIKLWNPDGMAFDSAQQTEIENKFPEPMNERVKWNEIGAIEEKSGFVEQHCRQILKNTNSSKLRVVLDCGCGAGSTITPYLLRRMGCEVITLNSQPDGYFPARNPEPNEKNLWMLQKAVREFDADLGIAHDGDADRMMAVDDEGTFVTGDEMLTLFALQECEKNDTIAVPVDTSMMLDDALPEATIVRTRVGDVYVAESIKKHNASFGGEPSGSWIFPAISYCPDGIYAAGRLVNMADENRLSDLRKSLPQYPTVRGTIACEDSKKENVMMKLISSLKSMGEVSDIDGIRVELEDGWVLVRPSGTEPKIRITAEARSGAETMYKEIEHMVQEALH
- the glmU gene encoding bifunctional sugar-1-phosphate nucleotidylyltransferase/acetyltransferase, encoding MKAIVLAAGEGQRCRPLTATRSKVMLPVVNRPILEYVIEALVKNDIKDIILIVGYEKERIMDYFEDGVDFGASIKYIEQEVQLGTSHAIEQARPYIEKGMNFLVLNGDNIIESSTIKDLLNSFKGEATILTSQRDDISEYGVVLTKGSKVTKIIEKPKSLVSHLVNTGMYVFNENIFPEIEKTTISQRGEYEITDALQNMIEKGEDVHTVTTKHLWMDSRYPWDLLKSNSSMLNRKEEPVNHGKVEEGATIVGEVSVGENTIIRAGSYIVGPVALGRNCDIGPNAVVLPSTSIGKNVSIEPFTTIKNSIIMDNVRIGPHSHISHSVIANNTSLGPYFATEAKDNTGIKLGNELVDAGKIGAIVGEDCEAGLRVLTKAGAIISKGCSIGSDTTIRELLPENSVVL
- the glmS gene encoding glutamine--fructose-6-phosphate transaminase (isomerizing); translation: MCGIVGYVGKNQAMETLVNSLKKLEYRGYDSAGVSVLNGNITTYKTEGSIDKLSAILPSEMDGKIGIAHTRWATHGAPSTTNAHPHESGDFSVVHNGIIENYLEIREKLEQNGYEFKSETDTEVIVHLINFNYSNNSDSSFYDAVRESLQELEGSYAVAILCKEYPDTLIAARKDSPLVLGLGDSEVFVSSDVTAFLDHTKNVVFVEDGEIVSIDSSGVNYTNFDGQNIQKEITTIDWDVEAAEKAGYEHFMLKEIHEQVSAIQDTFSGKIFELEGKIKLDELNLDPKDITEIERIEIIACGTSWNAGLLAKYLFEKIAGVHTDVSTSSEFRYGDPVMRNDVLTIAITQSGETADTLAAIRSTNQYGCNSIAITNVVGSTITRETENVLYTRAGPEIGVAATKTFTSQLLTLYLLAIYFGRIRYQISAEDSRELLEAIKRLPGQIQKVLEQRNQIKECAVEYSDVADFFFIGRYLNYPIALEGALKLKEISYIHAEGYAAGELKHGPIALLTKDTPVVAIATHGNTYEKILSNIKEVKARSAKVIAVADEDDREIRKYVDTVLKIPKTHELLSPILSAVVLQLLAYYVALERGCAIDKPRNLAKSVTVE
- the hisS gene encoding histidine--tRNA ligase, with product MKISKPRGTRDFLPEETAHRRHVESIMRNVVTHWGYHEIITPTFEHLDLFTLKSGEGIIGEIYNFTDKGDRDLSLRPELTAPAMRMYVNGMQSRPLPLKLFYFENCFRYERPQKGRFREFWQFGVEVIGSKSPHADAEVIALAEKMVESAGIKGDIHVGHLGVIRHILQELDGEEQTRIMRFVDKKDDKGLDDYLESINATAELREQLFELVSISGENAIEKAREIVGSLPELDRFELLLDLLEGYGVDFSVDFGIARGLDYYTGMVFEIYAEGLGAQNQVCGGGSYQLIQLFGGGDVPSTGFGIGFDRIMEVCTLEPKPIPGVVVVATDDTRIEAIDIATKLREYVPVYLDIMERNFRNQLSHANNVEADYVVIVGKKEVEAGKVTLKEMASGEQGLTTLDEALELILR